gGCTGGCAGAAAGTCAGTTGGTTCCCTGGTCCCGTGActtcagtttgggaaggatagtgcaagaggaataaaaaaaagcaaaccctgAGCACCACCTGTACAAGGAGAAAGGTGTCCACCAGATTATCTCCAACACTCAGTTCTCATTACACTTGACTCTGTAATATTCTCCTTAAAACACTGTCTGCACAGACTTTGCAGACCAAAACTGAGGCAGCCGCCTCACGTACCTTTCTTTAAAGCTGTTGGCAATCCCAGCTGCCGTAACTGAGGCTCCATAGAGTGCGGAAATTGCTCCAAGGGCCCTGTGTCGAGCGTGACGGTGTAAGTTGCCTTGTTCCCTGCTCGTGCGAAGTCCACCTCCCTGAACTTGGAAAACCAGCTGAGACAGATGGATAACGAGAGCTTGAGCTACAGAAACGCTCCCTGGGCAGATTGCtccaggttttttttgtttgttttcgtagggagcagaggaaggcagcGCTTAACTGCGGGCTTTGCACTGCTCTCCACTGCTGGGAATACCGAAAGAACCAGCGCTGCTACTCAAGGTAGCATAAATCAGAGCGGCAGTAAGTGAGGTAGTCAGGGAGATGAGAAAGAGGCCGTTCTGCATTTCAGAGTTATGGCCATGACATGAACTCGGTCACACGCATACTTACtcatccacctcctctttggTGCGGTTGGTGAAGAGGAGACCAACCTCCCCCCTTAGGTGCTTGCTGACCTGGAAGAAATAAGCCGTGGGGGGGCTGAGGCAACATCCTGGCCATTGTTTTCTAGAGTTCGGTCCCGTATGTCGGGATAAGCCGTGAACCAGACCCTAGAACCATTTCTAATACTCACTCTTGATTATTCTGCACCCCTTTTGCACATCTGTGTGCAGGGGCAGATTAAACAGCACACGATACGTGCAGGAAGGGGAACCAAGCGAACCCAAGAGGGGGTTGTTCTGTTCCGCGGCCAGCCCAAGCCAGACGCGGCTTTGGGAGGCCCTGGCAAGCATCCCCCGCTGCCCTCAGCACCCACCTGGTGCAAGTTCTCCTTGTACTCGCTGCTCGGCTCCCGCCCCAGCGCCACCATCATGACTTTGTTCTTCCCGAAGAAGATCCTGCGGCGAGAGGAGGTGAGGGAGAGGGAAGCGCCTTAAACCTCAATCGCCCCTtccccgccccggggccggcggctcACCGGCTGTGCTTCCAGGCGTTCCGGACGTCCTTCAGCTTGCTGTTCCTCATGTTGGCGACGGAGAAGACGAAGATGTGCTTGTAGGTGTCCGCGCATTTCCGCAGCTGTGAGAGAGCCGTCAGCGGGGAGGGGaccggggagcggggggggggagagaagcGCGGCCGCCGCGCCGGGCCCGGGCTCACCTCGGCTATCAGCGCCTGCTTGGCCTCCAGCCCCTTCCTGGGCGTCCGCGTCAGGGACACTGCGGGGAGCGGAGCGAGCGTTAAGCTGAAGAACGGGGGAGGAAacggccggggccgggaggggggagCTCACCCTTGCGGTCCCGCCTGGATTTCGGCATGGCGCCGCGCCTCGAGGTCCCCCGGCCGCCGCGGGGGCTGCTGggagaggcggcggcgggcggcccgcTGTGGGGGCTGCTGCCGGCTCCCCCGGTAGGGGCCGCGGCCGCTGTGTCTCCTCAGCCCGACCCGGATTGGGCTGCTACGGGGACGCCGCCGCGGTGCTGGGTCGGGGTTTGCGCGCAGGCAGCGGCGAGCGCGGCCCCGGGGAGGTTTTAAAGCCCCGGCTTCCTGCGGCGGGGCACGCCGGGAGCTCGGCGGGCTGCTGCtatggcggcggggccgtggccgccgctcctcctcctcctcctcctggcgCTGCTGGTGCCGCTGGCGGCCGCCGTCTACGAGGACCAAGTGGGGAAATTCGACTGGTGAGcgccgggggggtggggggtggttGCCCCCCGGGTCGCTCCGCCCCCGGCCCACCTCACGGGCCGcgtcccctgtccctgcaggaggcagcagtaCGTGGGGAAGCTGAAGTTCGCCTCCCTGGAGGCCGCGCAGGGCTCCAAGAAGCTCCTGGCAGCCACCCAGCAGAACGTCGTGGCCGCGCTCAGCTCCAGGAACGGCGAAATCCGTGAGCGAAGTGGGGCCCCGGGGGCCGGAGGGCGACCGgcgtggcggggggggggcggtgaggGCAGCGCGGTGCTGAGCcgggtgctgccctgctgggctgAGGAGCTTCAGCCGCTTCCTTAGGGCAAGCAGGCTGCGCCCTGCGGGAGCTTTTTGCCGTGAAAAGcctggctttaaaaataacaacagccGAACGCCCTTGGGGAGTGAATCTCGTTCTCATTTAACCGTGTTTCTTTCAGTGTGGCGCCACGTAGACAAAGGAACCCCCGAAGGAGCGATAGACGCGATGCTGATCCACGGGCAGGGTAAGGAGAAGGAGCAGGTGTGAGCGATTGTCCTTAAAACAGGACCTCAGCCGTGTGTTGAACTGCTAGGCTTGCCGGCGCTCCTCGCCTTGTGGAGTTGTGGTGGACgtaaattttgtgtttgtttcctgaGCAGATGCAATCACTGTGTCCAATGCTGGGCGCATTCTGCGTTCGTGGGAGACCAACATTGGAGGGTTGAACTGGGAGACGTCACTGGACACTGGCAGGTAGGACTTGTGTTTGAACTGTGTTCTTTGCTTTGTCATGGTGGCCTGGAAAGGAGGAAACGGGTCTCTTACTTTGGATTTGTGTTATGGGGATATATTGGATGTGAGGTTTCCAAAATAACGTCTGGATAAATTCTATAGCAACGCACAATTAGTTaaatttaatgctgtttttgtgtCTTAGCTAACCAGTTGTaggaaaagatgcattttttttttcataggtgTTTTCTTCCCATATACAATGTTAAACATGTTTGCATTGGGCTATTTAGATTCCAGCTAAATGATCTCGCTCAAAATCAGCAAGGATAGTTAAAGTGCCTTCTAAGTTGTAGTTCAAGAtaggttttaaatatttgaagaggGTGTTCAAATAGGGTGATTTTTGTCCTGAAGATAACTTGCTAATTTATTGTCTCTGACTTGTGTTTAGTTTCCAGACAGCTAGTTTGGTGGGGTTACAGGACACGGTGAAGTACGTGGCAGTCCTGAAGAAGGCAGCTATCTCCCTTCACTACCTGTCCAATGGGCACCTGAAATGGGTAGAACACTTGCCAGAAAGGTGAGAATGTATTTTCAGTAGAAGCGTGAACTTCTGATAGAGACTCTGTTGCCTTGGGGATGAAAGGATGCTGTACTTGTCTTATGGTTCTGGAAACGATAACATGAGAAAGTGGTGCTTCATCGCCACTGCTTCTCTTGCAGTGAGAGTACTCGGTACCAGCTGTTATATTCCCATGGGACAGGAGTGATCCATGTGCTTGGAATCGTTCCCCAGAGCCACTTGAATATTTTAACGTTCAGTGTAGAAGATGGAGAAATCACAGAACAGGTAATGCTTGATCATGGATCCAAAACGTTGAGCTTGATGTTAATAAACGTGTTGTGCAGAGTAATTAATTGTTAGTGTGATGCAGTTAAACTTCTTTTCACCATGGCATTGCCTACTGGCCAAGAAATGGGTTTCATCATTGAACACCCTGAAAGCAATCTTAATTGTCCTTGTAGTTGCTAGTCAAGACCATTTTGGAAATCACAGCCTGATAGACAGTTTATCTCAGGGTCATGTGCAAAAATAATTCTATCTTAAATATCTTTGGCTGTGGCCAAGTTTTCTTTGAAGGCTTTTATGCCGTTGACATCTTCATCTATTCATATCTCGATTGGCAGGCCAGAGTAGCAGCCCCGTGGCTGAAGAGCTTAAACGCAGCATGCGGCGTGGTGGGGGAGGCAGTGCTGGTGTGCACAGACGTGGATACGCATTCTCTTTACGTTTGCTCCTTGGAGACAGAGCAGGAGATGAAGCAGATCCCGCTGCAGGTGAGCAGTGCTGAGAGAGGACTGTACACAATTCATTGGCCGACTAATCTGGGGCCTGACTGAGCCTGGGAGTCCAGCAGTTCTACTCTCAAACTGCAGAATGACTGAAGAGGTGTGTGTTGGGGGGAGCATGGTCCAGAAGttgagggagaggagagaaaactgTATTGTGTCTAAATCAGTACTTCTGGGTTGATGTCTCCAGAGCTTTGCTTCAAGAGTAACCCAGGCctccttgctttttctctcttttttttctttcctgatgtAACTTTTTCATAAAGCGTGTATTGCTGCTGATAAAAGGAAGCTATTAGTTTCACTGAAGGAAAAGTTTTCATGAGAACATACGCTTGTCTCCTTTCCACAGTCACTTGACCTGGAGTTTGCTGATGGCTTCCAGCCCAGGGTATTGGCTACTCAACCCAATCTAATCAATGCTTCACGGACTCAGTTCTTCTTGCAGTTGTCTCCTACCcacttctctctgctgcagtACAAACATGGGCTGCTCAGCCACCTTCGAGACTTCCAACAGGTAACTAAAAAAGGAGCATTTAACTGAGAGGGCTGATTACAgcttaaaattgtttaaaacaaacaccccTGTGCTAAATGTTTTTAACAAGCTgctgagtttcttttttttcaattgcgTTCTCTGCTGCAACATCTGAAAACCATTTGATTTCACTTATAGTATCAACTGAAATGTTTCCAAACGTGGGTTTTGTTATACTCGGTTGCTGGTAACTGTCAGCATTGAGATAGCTTCCTGGGTTTGAGGTGGATGGAGAGATGTGTGTATCTATGCGATCCCTCTGAGGAGTATTTTCAGctttagagacttttttttggtgaaacaatacaatttaaaaattgacTCATCTGTTGTTAATTCTGCTCTGGCTTAATTTGTTTCATTGGTAGTTTTTGTtgaggtttggggtttttcttgtttgttttgtgactttctgctgctttttttttttttttcctcaggcagCTCTGGTGAGCTTTGCAACAACTGGAGAGAAGActgtggctgctgtgctgaCCTGCAGGAGTGAACTGGTTGGTGCAATTTGCTGGTACTAAGTAGCTAGCAGAGCTCCGTAGCGTGGACATTCCTCGGGGGTGGAAGTGTTTTCCTTCACAGGCCAAGGGATGACAAGCAACTTGAGAGAGCAAGATTTAATTATCTTCTTGGACATAGGATGTCAATGCTAATGCAAGCAGATCTTGATTACATTCAGCTAAGGCTATCTCTGGCTTGGTGAGGCATGCGGTCCTGTGtacagcctgttttttttttggctttggcTAGGGAGTTTGTGTGTAACCTAGAAGTCTACTTTACTGATGTGAACTTTATCAGAACTATCTCCTGCCTGATTTCAGAGTCAAGCTGAGACTTGTCAGGCactcaaaaaacattttattttatttttattctttcactgGGGACTCGAGCCACGTTACCTCTTCTCATCCTCATTTCAGAAACCTGGAAATTCTGATGACCTTCATGCAGGAAATACTCTGGAGGATTCCCAGAAACAGGTATAAGGCAGGTTGTTCCCAAGAACAGAAGTACTTGACAgtcccttttcttccttgttgGAGCAAAATGTAAAGGGTGTTGTACCAGTTCCACATAAATAACGCAAAACCATCTTGAAGCCATAGTTCTTGCTCAACATGAAATTCTTGTGCAGAATTTGGCGTGGCATTTAAGTTTaactcagcattttttttgcatgataTTACAGGAATCCTTAACCTGTTCCAATCAAACCTACAATATTAATCTCTACCTGGTTGAAACTGGACAAAGATTGTTGGATACCACAATTACCTTTAATCTGGAGCATAACGGTGCCAAACCAGAGCAGGTGAGCAGGGAGAGATTACTTCAATCCTGTGATTTATGAGACTTGTGATATCCTTCATACCCTGATTCGGCAGGATTTGTAGAGCTGTCCAGATGAGATGCAAGGTGTTCTGTGAAAGCAAAGGATTACTGTGTGCAATTGTACTGTTTGCTTATTTCACCTCAAAGGCCTGAGATTTTGCTTTTGTCCAAGCAGGTGATGTGATTATTACtgttttgcttgccttttttttttttttttttccagctatataTCCAAGTTTTCCTGAAGAAGGATGACTCTGTGGGCTATCGAGCATTGGTGCAAACAGAAGACCACATGCTAATGTTCCTTCAGCAGCCAGGTAATTGGCACAAACAGCTAACCTGGTCTGTTTTTTTTACCAGTGTATACCTTCTTGTTGTAGGACAAGAAGATTCCAGTGCTGTAGCACCCAGTTCTTGTATCTTATGAATGCGTTCTTTGGAAACTGCCAAAATGAATTGAAATCTCTTGAGCTATATCCCCTGAAACTATATCTCCTGAAAGATACTGGAGGCTTGCATCATCTTTCACCCCCTTTCACATCTTTCATAGGAAACTGTTCTGTgtctttggatttttatttttatttatttatttcagatttcaaaaatcTTAATGTAGGGTGAGAGCCTAAGCTGTGTTGTAAAGTTTCCTCAAagtttcttcaggaaaaatccTCATGGCAGAAATGCTAATTTGGACAAAGGGTTGAAAGTCCGTTTCGGTGACATGAATATTATAGGGGTTAAAAGGCATCTCTAAGTTCAtacttaatattaaatattttatattttgaataagCTTTACAGATTGCAAcccttttaaaacattaaattggTTTTAGTGttcttgtgctttgttttttttttccaatagtgGCTCCGGTTGCGTAATGTATTGGTCTTCCCGTGAAAAAGCAAAGTGTGTTTTATTAGATATAttctattttgcatttaatgaaGAACAATGATTTGCATTTGAAGCACCAGGAAGATATTTCTATACCAAGCAATGATTTTTCCTCCAGAAGTGTTTTCTCAGAGATTAAGATGAAAAGGGCTTTATGAGCAACACCAGCTAATGCAACTAGGCATAGCACAGATATGTGGTATGCTCttactttattttgatttttttccaatatcCTACTCATATTTCTTACCAGGAAAAGTTTTATGGAGTAGAGAGGAGTCACTGGCAGAAGTGGTGAGCTTGGAGATGGTGGATCTACCTCTCACAGGTGCACAGGCTGAGTTGGAGGGAGAGTTTGGAAAGAAAGCAGGTAAGCCATAGACTTAATGAGATTACGcatgagtttattttttctccctgaacaaatgttttctttttcatctgagCTGAGAGTTGAGATTGAGATTTCTACTCCTGGCAATTCAAGTGAGCAGAAATAAACCCATATTTGTTTAAACGTTAAAGTTCAGTGCCAAAGGCAGAGCAGGTGAATGTATTACATTCTTAGAGTCAAAAATAGTCGGCAGCAGTAGGAGGGATTTTGGCCATCTCCCTTAAACATTTCCCTTTGATCCTCTTATAGTGCCCTTTTCTGGAAGACTCCTTTGcaatagcttttgtttttgctttgttttgtttttcttgctgtcctGGATGCAGCCATTCAAGGTAACCTCAGACTGCATGCAGTGTTGTCTAATCCTTGTCTAATCCTTCTGACTAATGCCTTCTAGTGGAACTTGATCtcctttctgcttgctttcccAGTGGTGAAATATACGTGAAGTCTGCTGGTTTTGCTCCTTTCAAGTAGCGAAGTATAAACCCTAATTGGGTagaattaagtattttttaactACAAGTGTTTTTGTCGCTCTAAGTGATGAGTGCAGAGGGAGATACTGACCTTGTAGGTGGGTTAGCTTTAGGAGGGCACTTGCTGCAAGCCTGCcagcaagaaagaaggaatattACGGAAGAGATTATCTACTGTGCAGGAAGGTTTGCTTTCAGTTGGTGAGAATGTCTTTGGGAATGAACTACACTAGTGGCAAGAAGGTTGGTAAATGCTAGAAGGTCTGTCACAAATGATAACTATaactctgcttttctgcatggGAAGGCAGAGGCAAACGGTTGCCCTAGGTTTGTGCATGGCTGTGGTTTTTCTACTGTTCAAGATTGGTAGTTGTGGAGTGGGATGTAACCTTTTTCCCCTTGTTATCACCATTGGTCTATTTGCAGATGGTTTGCTGGGGATGTTTCTGAAGCGGTTGTCCTCCCAGCTTATCCTTCTGCAAGCCTGGACTGCCcatctttggaaaatgttttacgATGCCAGGAAACCCCGGAGTCAGATTAAAAATGAGATTAACATCGACAATTTAGCCAGAGATGAGTTCAACCTCCAGAAAATGATGGTGATGGTCACCGCTTCGGGAAAGGTGAGGAAGTCAGGGTAAGAACCTGATTCTGGATTGAAGTTTAGAGTCTCAGCACTGAATTTCTCCCGTTTCTGCCTGTGCTTGAGTAGAATGTCTTGAGGAGATGTGCAGAGTGTTTTGTGGTAGCTTTGGATAGGGACTGAAACTTTTTCCTTGTCATACCTGGAATAAGGATGCAGTACTTGAACGTGAGAGGTGCGTTCTTATTAACTTTGGTTTTACTGTGTCTCTCTGCTCAGCTTTTTGGGATTGAAAGCAGTTCTGGCACCATCTTGTGGAAGCAGTACCTCAGGAATGTGAGACCGGGTGCCTCTTTTAAGCTGATGGTTCAAAGAACAACAGCCCATTTCCCCCACCCTCCGCAATGCACCTTGCTTGTTAAGGACAAGGTGAGTCGCTTTCCTCTATCCCTCACAATGTGGTTTCGATAGAGAAATCACTTCAGTGGTATACACAGTGTCCGGGCAGAATACTTGGATGGAATAGTCAGTGCTGGCAGGTAACAGGTAGAAAACCACCTCTTTTGTCTGACTTAaagttttgcatcttttttaGGAAACCAAAATGAGCTTTCTGTATGTCTTTAACCCTATCTTTGGGAAGAGAAGTCAAGTAGCACCCCCTGTTTTGAAGCGTCAGATTCTTCAGACTTTGCTTCTGCCTATTATGGATCAAGACTATGCTAAAGTACTGCTTCTGATCGATGATGAGTACAAGGTAAATTGCTTTGCCTGCAGACAGTTT
This window of the Cygnus olor isolate bCygOlo1 chromosome 21, bCygOlo1.pri.v2, whole genome shotgun sequence genome carries:
- the MRTO4 gene encoding mRNA turnover protein 4 homolog — protein: MPKSRRDRKVSLTRTPRKGLEAKQALIAELRKCADTYKHIFVFSVANMRNSKLKDVRNAWKHSRIFFGKNKVMMVALGREPSSEYKENLHQVSKHLRGEVGLLFTNRTKEEVDDWFSKFREVDFARAGNKATYTVTLDTGPLEQFPHSMEPQLRQLGLPTALKKGVVTLLSDYEVCKEGDVLTPEQARILKLFGYEMAEFKVTIKFLWNSETGEFQKLVGDSEEEEDEEEEDNDICED
- the EMC1 gene encoding ER membrane protein complex subunit 1 isoform X1, which gives rise to MAAGPWPPLLLLLLLALLVPLAAAVYEDQVGKFDWRQQYVGKLKFASLEAAQGSKKLLAATQQNVVAALSSRNGEILWRHVDKGTPEGAIDAMLIHGQDAITVSNAGRILRSWETNIGGLNWETSLDTGSFQTASLVGLQDTVKYVAVLKKAAISLHYLSNGHLKWVEHLPESESTRYQLLYSHGTGVIHVLGIVPQSHLNILTFSVEDGEITEQARVAAPWLKSLNAACGVVGEAVLVCTDVDTHSLYVCSLETEQEMKQIPLQSLDLEFADGFQPRVLATQPNLINASRTQFFLQLSPTHFSLLQYKHGLLSHLRDFQQAALVSFATTGEKTVAAVLTCRSELKPGNSDDLHAGNTLEDSQKQESLTCSNQTYNINLYLVETGQRLLDTTITFNLEHNGAKPEQLYIQVFLKKDDSVGYRALVQTEDHMLMFLQQPGKVLWSREESLAEVVSLEMVDLPLTGAQAELEGEFGKKAAIQDGLLGMFLKRLSSQLILLQAWTAHLWKMFYDARKPRSQIKNEINIDNLARDEFNLQKMMVMVTASGKLFGIESSSGTILWKQYLRNVRPGASFKLMVQRTTAHFPHPPQCTLLVKDKETKMSFLYVFNPIFGKRSQVAPPVLKRQILQTLLLPIMDQDYAKVLLLIDDEYKVTAFPATKNVLRQLEEIAHSIFFYLVDAEQGKLSGFRLKKDLTTEEIWEVFIPTEVQKIVTVKGKRSNEHVHSQGRVMGDRSVLYKSLNPNLLAVVTESTDTHHERTFIGIYLIDGVTGRIIHSSVQKKAKGPVHIVHSENWVVYQYWNTKARRNEFTVLELYEGTEQYNATAFSSLDRPLLPQVLQQSYIFPSAISAMEATITERGITSRHLLIGLPSGAILSLPKALLDPRRPEIPTEQTREENLIPYSPDVQIHAERFINYNQTVSQIRGIYTAPSGLESTCLVVAYGLDIYQTRVYPSKQFDVLKDDYDYVLISSVLFGLVFATMITKRLAQVKLLNRAWR
- the EMC1 gene encoding ER membrane protein complex subunit 1 isoform X2, whose amino-acid sequence is MAAGPWPPLLLLLLLALLVPLAAAVYEDQVGKFDWRQQYVGKLKFASLEAAQGSKKLLAATQQNVVAALSSRNGEILWRHVDKGTPEGAIDAMLIHGQDAITVSNAGRILRSWETNIGGLNWETSLDTGSFQTASLVGLQDTVKYVAVLKKAAISLHYLSNGHLKWVEHLPESESTRYQLLYSHGTGVIHVLGIVPQSHLNILTFSVEDGEITEQARVAAPWLKSLNAACGVVGEAVLVCTDVDTHSLYVCSLETEQEMKQIPLQSLDLEFADGFQPRVLATQPNLINASRTQFFLQLSPTHFSLLQYKHGLLSHLRDFQQAALVSFATTGEKTVAAVLTCRSELKPGNSDDLHAGNTLEDSQKQESLTCSNQTYNINLYLVETGQRLLDTTITFNLEHNGAKPEQLYIQVFLKKDDSVGYRALVQTEDHMLMFLQQPGKVLWSREESLAEVVSLEMVDLPLTGAQAELEGEFGKKADGLLGMFLKRLSSQLILLQAWTAHLWKMFYDARKPRSQIKNEINIDNLARDEFNLQKMMVMVTASGKLFGIESSSGTILWKQYLRNVRPGASFKLMVQRTTAHFPHPPQCTLLVKDKETKMSFLYVFNPIFGKRSQVAPPVLKRQILQTLLLPIMDQDYAKVLLLIDDEYKVTAFPATKNVLRQLEEIAHSIFFYLVDAEQGKLSGFRLKKDLTTEEIWEVFIPTEVQKIVTVKGKRSNEHVHSQGRVMGDRSVLYKSLNPNLLAVVTESTDTHHERTFIGIYLIDGVTGRIIHSSVQKKAKGPVHIVHSENWVVYQYWNTKARRNEFTVLELYEGTEQYNATAFSSLDRPLLPQVLQQSYIFPSAISAMEATITERGITSRHLLIGLPSGAILSLPKALLDPRRPEIPTEQTREENLIPYSPDVQIHAERFINYNQTVSQIRGIYTAPSGLESTCLVVAYGLDIYQTRVYPSKQFDVLKDDYDYVLISSVLFGLVFATMITKRLAQVKLLNRAWR